The following DNA comes from Janthinobacterium sp. TB1-E2.
GGCGACAGCGGCACGGGCGGCATCTCGCCAAACGTGACGGCGCCAGCCTGATAAAGGCCGCCCTGACGGGCGACACGCAAGGGTATGGCAAGAACGAGGGTAAGGAGCAATCCTTGCCCTTTTTCGTTGCCGCGGCAGTTTTTTCCTGACGACTACAAAGATTTACATGCGACATTATTTGCAATTCGGCCGTTTCGGCTTCAACCTGCAAGGCACGCAGGCGCTGGTGATGGGTATCCTGAACATCACGCCCGACTCGTTTTCCGATGCGGGCCAGTATCAACACCTGGAGTTTGCCATCTCGCGCGCCGAGCAGATGATTGTTGACGGCGCCGACATCATCGATATCGGCGGCGAATCGAGCCGCCCCGGCGCGCCGCCGCTGCCGCTGCAGGACGAGCTTGCGCGTGTCATGCCGGTGCTGTACGCCTTGCGCGACTGCGGCAAGCCCTTGTCCGTCGACACGTACAAGCCGGAAGTGATGCGCGAAGCCATCCTGGCGGGCGCCGACATGATCAACGACATCAATGGTTTCCGTGCGCCGGGCGCCATCGAGGCCGTGCGGGACAGCGACTGCGCGCTGTGTATCATGCACATGCAAAGCGTGCCG
Coding sequences within:
- the folP gene encoding dihydropteroate synthase — protein: MRHYLQFGRFGFNLQGTQALVMGILNITPDSFSDAGQYQHLEFAISRAEQMIVDGADIIDIGGESSRPGAPPLPLQDELARVMPVLYALRDCGKPLSVDTYKPEVMREAILAGADMINDINGFRAPGAIEAVRDSDCALCIMHMQSVPQTMQDQPQYEDVVREVIDFLRARIDTMTAAGIARERLCIDPGFGFGKTVEQNYALLRATRQLRSELGLPVLAGLSRKSMIGAVTGRPVEQRLAGSVAGALAAVAQGAEIIRVHDVAETADALKVWRMAH